A single genomic interval of Flavihumibacter rivuli harbors:
- a CDS encoding sensor histidine kinase — protein sequence MNKLPTYFLNLAVAVILGTLISITQQLVLFGLPIRKDPILLGEIVYATIYISLYLLLVRMQFKVFPPITRSGKVSSSRIMLGFGTIQVLSFLLLFLIGILLILVTKGTTQIKLKDFAQLRFIFVYYFFINFIFYCIAIGIHLYKLYVKEKDQKHLAEKSFMEAQLQMLRQQLNPHFLFNNLNIIASTIKTNPTVAYDFTKNMANFYRKVLESENTGWITLEEELKTIRYYLHLLSVRFEDKLKTEINISKEDAGQYRIPEFVLQPIIENIIKHNECSRSKPLLIIIEIKQPNMLLVKNNYQPKMNKEDGLGVGWFNIESRYKHLGAASPVKYLDGDWFCVEVPLT from the coding sequence ATGAATAAATTGCCTACATACTTTTTAAACCTGGCAGTTGCTGTAATTCTGGGTACCCTGATCAGCATCACCCAACAGTTGGTACTATTTGGCCTTCCGATCAGGAAGGACCCAATACTCTTAGGGGAGATCGTTTATGCCACTATTTATATTTCCCTTTACCTGCTACTGGTCAGGATGCAGTTCAAGGTCTTTCCGCCCATAACCCGATCGGGTAAAGTTTCCAGCAGCAGGATAATGCTGGGATTTGGAACGATACAGGTCCTATCCTTCCTGCTACTTTTCCTGATTGGAATTCTACTGATATTGGTCACAAAGGGAACAACACAAATCAAGCTGAAGGATTTTGCTCAACTCCGGTTCATCTTTGTATACTATTTCTTTATCAATTTCATTTTCTATTGTATTGCCATTGGTATACATCTTTACAAGCTTTATGTGAAAGAAAAGGACCAGAAGCACCTTGCAGAGAAATCGTTCATGGAAGCACAATTACAAATGCTTCGCCAGCAGCTGAACCCGCATTTTCTTTTCAACAACCTGAACATCATTGCATCCACCATTAAAACAAACCCAACGGTGGCCTACGATTTCACAAAGAATATGGCCAACTTCTACAGGAAAGTGCTGGAATCGGAGAACACCGGCTGGATCACACTGGAAGAAGAATTAAAAACCATCAGGTATTACCTTCATCTATTGAGTGTGCGATTTGAAGACAAGCTGAAAACGGAGATCAACATTTCCAAAGAAGATGCCGGGCAGTACAGGATACCGGAATTTGTCCTCCAGCCCATTATTGAAAATATCATCAAGCACAATGAATGCAGCCGGTCCAAACCATTATTGATCATCATTGAAATAAAGCAGCCCAATATGCTCCTGGTGAAGAATAATTACCAACCGAAGATGAATAAGGAAGATGGACTGGGTGTAGGTTGGTTCAATATTGAATCGAGGTATAAGCACCTTGGAGCGGCATCACCCGTGAAATACCTGGATGGCGATTGGTTCTGCGTTGAAGTACCCCTAACCTGA
- a CDS encoding alpha/beta fold hydrolase, whose protein sequence is MKYLFLFSIGLSSLLFACEKKSDSLPSLKRELVTVEGSKVEIARKKGQSPTIVLIGGFGSELSTWNAINERIDKSSGVFTYNRPGIGKSENVAGTRDALTIALELDKVLQASGQKPPYVLVAHSMGGIYARMYYHLFPNKVKGLCLVDATHERQLDSLLSMVPETERQNIITYLEQQQEELLSKMPQGALKEELRSNFRTNYEQIKAKPPISNIPVYVITSIKPTNEEPAETKKIIAALHEEWARAAGNKGKFVTTVNSGHYIQVEEPDLAAAGIAWLLLQ, encoded by the coding sequence ATGAAATACCTTTTTCTATTCAGCATTGGTCTTTCGTCACTGCTCTTTGCCTGTGAGAAAAAATCCGACAGCCTGCCCTCTTTAAAAAGGGAATTGGTCACCGTTGAAGGCAGCAAAGTGGAAATAGCCAGGAAGAAAGGCCAGTCACCCACCATCGTACTGATCGGTGGTTTTGGAAGCGAGCTATCCACCTGGAACGCAATTAATGAAAGGATCGACAAATCTTCTGGTGTATTCACCTATAATCGCCCTGGCATTGGAAAATCTGAAAATGTTGCCGGCACCAGGGATGCCCTGACCATTGCATTGGAGCTGGACAAGGTGCTCCAGGCATCAGGGCAAAAGCCACCTTATGTGCTGGTGGCGCATTCCATGGGAGGCATATATGCCAGGATGTACTATCACCTGTTCCCAAATAAGGTTAAGGGGCTTTGCCTGGTTGACGCTACCCATGAACGCCAGCTGGACAGCCTCCTGAGCATGGTTCCTGAAACGGAAAGGCAGAATATTATTACCTACCTGGAACAACAACAGGAAGAACTATTGAGCAAAATGCCGCAAGGCGCTTTGAAAGAAGAACTGAGGAGCAATTTCAGGACAAACTATGAGCAGATCAAGGCTAAGCCGCCCATCAGCAACATACCGGTCTATGTCATTACCAGTATCAAGCCTACCAATGAAGAACCGGCTGAGACCAAGAAGATCATTGCTGCCCTCCACGAGGAATGGGCCAGGGCAGCAGGGAATAAGGGCAAATTTGTTACTACTGTGAACAGCGGCCATTATATCCAGGTAGAAGAACCGGACCTGGCAGCAGCAGGAATTGCCTGGCTATTACTTCAATGA